From the genome of Salvia splendens isolate huo1 chromosome 7, SspV2, whole genome shotgun sequence:
AAAATTTCTCTGAGTCATCACCCTGTGTTCTTGCTATAATACTCTTGTAGTTCCGTAGATATGAATTTAAGTCCCGGAGTGAATTCTTTTCTTTATTGACATATCTGTTGATCTGCTACAGAACAGCACTCACAACTTCCTGATATGAAGACTGATGctaatgataaagtaagaaactGGTGTTCTTAATTCTTTTCTCCATTGACATATCTGTTGATCTGCTACAGAACTACACtgtcttatttttttctctGGACTACAGGATCAAAACCAGAAGAACGTGTCATCAACTGGCGAGGATAATGCAATACAGGAAAATGTGAGCCTGTGAATATTTTCTCTAGTTTCTCATGTTTAATATTATGATATTTGCCTGCTTCTTGATTAACTTTTTAGCTCATCGTCTCTGCATTATTCTATCAGTGGACTGTGGGGAAACTGATGAAAGCATACAATTCTTGCGTTTTGAAACTAAGAAACTCTCAAGCAGATAGGCGTGTGAATTCCCTGAAGCAACTTTATCCAGCAAACTTTACAAAAGAGGTAGGGCAAATGGTGGATTTTCTGAGTGCCTAGCTACTGTACcttaatagtactccctccgtcccaactaagttgagtcgtattcctttttgggatgtcccaactaagttgagttatttccttttttgttaaaaaaacaaaacatccaatcactcttactttattccatcacctacttgctctctctttatttttcctactttattccttccttgcccaaaagttttgactcaacttagttgggacggagggagtattatttttgtaatgCTTGCTACTGATGTCAATGTCTTAACTTTTTTCAGGCTCGTAAGCGGGTTCCTGAGGCCCTTATTAAGGAGATAACATTGCTTAACAGCCTTGATGTAGAGCTCTATAAGTATGGCCAGTACATCTTCGGAAAGCAACAGGAACATATGACGCAGAGCATGGTTCATGACGTACGTTAAACCTCTTGCTTGAATCTAATGATGAAACTGAATCTATACAACTccaattttttataaaactgGCATCCAAGTTTTTTTTGCATGTATCTGTGGCTAGCATTGCATATGTAGTTTACAGAATGCAATTGGCTTGACTAATTGTTGCATCTTCTGATTTAGTGTCGGTTCAGTGATTTTGATGTAGCTAATTCTGGAGAATCAAACTGCGTCCCGGTTATGTGCTTTTATGTAGTATCAGTATTGGTTGCTCTATGTTAGTGTGAATGCTCATCAAGTGACATTTAATGTTATGCACTCATTGCCATGTTCCAAGCCCCACTTCCTGAGAATTATAGGTGAAACATCTATCTATCCCACTTGGGATGGGAAATAGGGTCAATCTACAATCACAATTAACTTATGTATTAACTGGTAGTTTTGTATCGTAATCTTGGTGTCTTCTGTTGCTATTCTTCGGTACTAGAAACGGGTTGCAACCCATTATACATGTTGCTTTCGATTGCAGGAAGAGCCAAGTGGCATGCTCTCTACAAGCACATACCACGGAATCTATAACACCCCTTCCTGGAAATTCGTGTCCTTATCTGCTGCTGCTCTGATGCCGCTGCTTATCTTCATTTTTATCTTTGTAAGTTCAAGAAGAAGAACGTCAAAAGTTAAGCTGTAAATATGAAAATGTCCGAAACTTAATAGATAACCAAGCCTGCGCCATGATTTTTCGGAGAAAGTGGTTGTACTTAGCCCAATTTTGCTTAAACCAACAGATAAATTCTTTAGGAGGCTGCTTTACACAAACTCATACTAATTGAAGTGTCTTATTGCATATTGCAATTGTTGATTTGGTCTGAGTGTTTTCAGCCAAGAACAAGGTCTTTTTGGTTTAGTATCAGGTGAATTCTATTATTATTACAggagaaattaaaaaatgttactagtagtatatttttgttGGGTATGTGTTTAATGCAGATTCATTATCCTTATTTTACGTTTACAGgtagataaaatatttatttattaatatgtAGTAAATTGTTTATTGATATTGGTAAAGCTATTTTTTGGCAACTTTAAATCATACTGGTAAATATATGGCATTACCTTAAAAAGtatagtaggagtagtactTATTTTTGTTTACATCAGTAATAACAATGTGTATATTTTAGAGTAAAATCAATCTCAATTTGGATCTTATAATTGGTTGCAACCCGTTTCTAATGAATAGCAAGTGAGAACTGAATTTTTCCTTAGGACTCACGTTTCCATCAATCTTTTCCAACTTTTTCCTTTTACATTTCTTTAAATAAATGCTAATTCCACCTCTTTAAAGTAAAATGTCTTATTTATACAAAACGATACACTATACTTCCACCTCTCTTTAAAGTAAAATGTCTTATTTATACAAAACGATACACTATACTTCCACCTCTCTTTAAAGTAAATTCTGGCAAAAATAATCCCCAAATTCCAAGACTATAAATGCAGACAAGAGAAATCCAAGGGGAAAAATAGTAAAGAGAGATATCAAACAAATTCACATCTTATCTATTCTTTGttttatatgtttataaatttcttCTCTGGAGAGAGGAATGGCGTGACAGGACTTTGATAAGGGTTTATCTACAGGTACGTCCTGAAATTAATCTCAATTATTTCCATGCAATTCCCTGTGTTTCTTAAAGCTAACATTTCTAATTCTTTTTTCTCTGCTCCATCCCTGTAGaggaatttcattttttcaacaATCTTTTCCTTGTCATTTTTTTCATCGGTGTATCATTATTTAGTTGCCTGCTAAAGGCGAGGTATCGAAAAACGCAGCTCATTTGAAACAAAAAAGTAGCTttctagtactataattttcatgaatttgttttcaaatattattattttaatgggCGGTTTTGTTCTAATAGTAATTTTTACCGCTGAAACGGAGTCGTTTCACATAGGTTGCAGAAATTAAATGATGTTGTAAGTTGTAACTGATGCTAAAATGGAATCgcaatttttttctaaaatgaaaagacgtgttttttttcatatttttatctacTCTTAAAGTTTTCTTTTCGTCATTATAAATCATCTGTTTCACTTCACTGGTTTTAGGATTGAAGATTCTGTGTGAGTAAGTTCTCATGTCCGCGCCGAGACTTTGAATCGAGTTGGAAACACCGTGTATTTACTTTCAAATGCATACCTATTTTGGATAAATATTGTCTAATCCTATCTTTTAGgtatattttttatgattatCCTTTTACAGCTTTGTGATTAGTCATTACCTATCCAAATCACACACTCACATACATACGTGTATATATACATTTGATACATGTATGTTTTACTCCATATCTACTGTTAGCAAGTTCTTGAGAGTGGCCAAGAATAGTGTATAAGGATTTCTAACACTGTGTTACGACTTACGGCTTTGTTACATTGATATGGCTGGAATGTGTTAAGGTTTTCGTTGGTTTGTAGTCTACTCCAATGACTTGGAAGTGGTACTAAtttgtgtaaaattttcagAAGTAGGAGCATGGCTGAGGTTGGGAATAGTTTGGGTCCGGATGAGGACTTTGATGTCTTGCTCAATATTCTTGACTTTCCTGTGGAATGTTTGGAAGGGGATGAAGTTGCAGCCGAATGGGATAGTAGCAAAGCGCAATTTCTCGGGCCTATTCCATCTAGTCTGCTAATGGAGCCACCATTGATGTCCAATCCTAACTCGTCACCACAACCACGTTCTCATGTGAGATTCTAAGACTTTCCGCCCTCTGCTGGTATATAATGTTGTATGAGCTTCCAAGAGTTATAAAGGTCTAACTATATTGTTTActttatttatatatagttCATGGCTGTTCATATTGCTATGAATCTACTAAATGGAAAGAGCTGATGCATACACCTGAGGAGTGTGATATGGGCTGCTCAGCAATAGTTACAGATATCATGTCTAGTTTGGTAAAGGCTTGGTGCAGTATGTGTTTGAGACATATAAAAACTTGGTTGGATGTGACAGTGCTTCATCATGGGGTTTTATTTTCATCTTAGGCTTTTCTTCCATGCTATGTTAGATTTGTGAGTCTGGCCCAGCCTCTCAATGAAATTACATGAAGGAAactaagaaataaaacatttaaatcACATAGGAACTAAAGAAAGCTAGTTATAAGTGCTcggtatattttttttgtttccttaCACATGACCTGTATTCATTTGTTTGCTTTCTCACACACGCGTGGGTACCCATTTAAAAAGATCATGAGTATGTCAAGATTTCTGAcatcataaaaatttaatatgagCATGAGCAAAGTTAAAAAGAGTTCATTGTCTCTACTCAATCAATATTCACCATTGTATTCCTAGGTTTGTCTGGTTGGTGGTGTATATTTTTGCTCTAATCTTTTTCTTGTTGATGAATGAACAATCTACAGATTGATGCAGCTCCAGAGCTAAAGCAGCTGGCCAACCATGTTGATACCTGTAGCTTGCATATTCCCCGGCTGAGGAAATTCACTAAGGTCCAAGAGTCTCGTTCCTTTTGCACTCAAAGCCCTGTTTCAGTTCTTGAAAGTAATGACTCCTGCTCGAGAGAAAAGTGCTTGTCTACAAAACCTGAACATGCTATTCCAGCACAAAGCAGATCAAAACGAGTTAGATATTCAGGTGTAAACCCATGGCTTTCGGCAGCACATGAGCTTTCCACTTCAAAACGGACTTCAAGGTGGAAAAGATTAATTCAACATCCTGTTTCTATTGATTTGATGAGAAAATCTGACGAAAATGTTGATAACTTAATAATCGTCCAAAATCTTCCCCAATCCCATGAAGTGGCTTCTAAGCCCTGCGATGCACTGGTTAAGAAGTGTTCTCATTGTCAATCCACAAAGACACCACTATGGAGAGAGGGACCACTGGGACCAAAGACTCTCTGCAATGCGTGTGGAGTTCGATATCGATCTGGATGTCTATTTCCAGAATATCGGCCAGCAGCAAGTCCGACATTTGTCCCATCTCAGCACTCAAACTCTTACATGAAGGTGGCAGAGATGAGGAGCGCAGCTAAGCTAATGGAAGTTAAAATTAAGGTAGCACCTTTATCCCCCCCACATACGGAAGCTAAAATTGATGAACCTCCAAAAGCCCCACAGTTAGAAGCAAATATTTTGGAACTACCAAACTCCCACATGAAGGTGGAAGAGATGAGGACCGCAGCTAAGCTAATGGAAGTTGAAACGGGAGCACCTTTATCCCCACAGACGGGAGCTAATTTTGATGAACCTCCAAAAGCCCCACAGTTAGAAGCAAAACTTTTGGAACTACCCAACTCCCACGTGAAGGTGGCAGAGATGAGGAGCGCAGCTAAGCTGATGGAAGTTAAAATTAAGGTAGCACCTTTATCCCCACTGACGGAAGCTAAAATTGATGAACCTCCAAAAGCCCCACAATAAGAAGCAAAAATTTTGGAACTACCATCTCAACAACTGGTGTTTGTTGCCATGAGTAGTTATTTGTTTGATCATAAATGTGTAAAAATAAACTCGAGTTTATATCCTATAGTAGTGTTCCTAATATTGAGCCATGATCAGATATCTTATCTAGTTAGTATCATGAATAGCTGAGCTAGGCTGAAGAATTTCAGTTGTGTTGTTATGTTGGCTCCCTAGATTGTTAAATGATATGCTTGTGGTTTCTTTCCTTTTGTGTTCTTCATTTGGAGACTCTAGTACTGCTCAGATGTTTAACATTttcctcttattttactctGAGCTGTTGTAATTTTGCAAGTTTTGTTGAAGTTATCGCTTATCGCAACATGTAGTTAGTTCATTTGCACCTATTATGTTCATCTGAT
Proteins encoded in this window:
- the LOC121741156 gene encoding uncharacterized protein LOC121741156; translation: MAEVGNSLGPDEDFDVLLNILDFPVECLEGDEVAAEWDSSKAQFLGPIPSSLLMEPPLMSNPNSSPQPRSHIDAAPELKQLANHVDTCSLHIPRLRKFTKVQESRSFCTQSPVSVLESNDSCSREKCLSTKPEHAIPAQSRSKRVRYSGVNPWLSAAHELSTSKRTSRWKRLIQHPVSIDLMRKSDENVDNLIIVQNLPQSHEVASKPCDALVKKCSHCQSTKTPLWREGPLGPKTLCNACGVRYRSGCLFPEYRPAASPTFVPSQHSNSYMKVAEMRSAAKLMEVKIKVAPLSPPHTEAKIDEPPKAPQLEANILELPNSHMKVEEMRTAAKLMEVETGAPLSPQTGANFDEPPKAPQLEAKLLELPNSHVKVAEMRSAAKLMEVKIKIVGTSEKKQPTKHVKQMQLAKHVDTSSSLQIAGAPKRMQLAEHVDTSSSLQIAVVPEKKLLAKDDDTSSSFQIAGAPKRMQLAEHVDTSSSLQIAVVPKRKLLPKDDDTSSSLQIAGAPKQKLLAKHDDTYSSHIPLQNKSTKVQESGAFCTQSRVSLLQDSGYLRYRLKYVEPGGVDPTNSMSGKKSRKVPVAVGVSKNLPQTHDTSLHGSDPAPLQKASNSMKGKKSRKRLLQLPVSVDVVKNSPKNEASSLDISDPASLNPSCPAVVEKCVHCESTKTPQWREGPLGPKTLCNACGLRYRTGRLLPEYRPAASPTFMPSLNSNSHRKVVRMRIEAMHSKMEISRTVHEDEG